A part of Miscanthus floridulus cultivar M001 chromosome 6, ASM1932011v1, whole genome shotgun sequence genomic DNA contains:
- the LOC136461438 gene encoding uncharacterized protein produces the protein MSATYTRWIHHGESADTVVVENLEQPEVEGSDHDFGIHVDVADDDYDEDHGVPEMIGDLYAAAEADGEQPRFARVLEDAKKSLSLGSSHSKFSFLVRMLYIKSHYRIGFPQSELPKSYDEAKKYLGELGLGYENIHVCKNNCVLFRKRYEKENVCPVCKTSRWQDETRNKKVPHKVLRHFPLLPRLKRIFASKRTSEETQWHKKKRTPVDNVMSHPADGEAWKDFDTREPSFVDDLRNLRLALATDGFNPFGNMSTQYSMWPVLLTPLNLPPWECVNPANYFMSLLIPGPKSLGKDFDLFLEPLIEELLDLWKGVSTYDACTGRKFNLRAAVLWCIHDFPALSTLSGRTTKGYYACIHCDKDPLSRAIRNKICYIGHRRYLPRTHAWRRSLAFDGKRENKEQPGKFTLEEVLEELEKVKDVRPGKHHEIIGNKRKRNEGPKIYSRKVGLWRLPYWKHLKLPHNLDVMHIEKNICENILGTLLNVQGKTKDTTNARLDLHDMGIRPELHLQQHGNSVIAPPAPYVLGKDQKTELCKFLKGIKFPDGYAANLARYISEDGSKVQEKLKTHSCHILLQRIIPAGLRGLVRKDVYEAVAELGTFFRELCSRNLRIDVVKRLKEEIPLILCKLEKIFPPAFFDVMVHLAIHLPDEALLRGPIQYGWMYPIERRLGTLKNFVRNRTRPEGSDAEAYMASDTLTFCSRYMEDIDNRFNHHDDNDGEMPLPDDVSVFKHGVTLVGSNRSQYINDDVLNKLVWYVLKKCEEAEEYLE, from the exons ATGTCAGCTACATACACtaggtggattcatcatggggagtCGGCAGATACTGTAGTAGTTGAGAATTTGGAGCAACCGGAGGTCGAAGGAAGTGATCATGACTTTGGGATACATGTGGATGTGGccgatgatgattatgatgaggatCATGGAGTACCAGAGATGATAGGAGATCTGTATGCTGCGGCAGAGGCTGATGGAGAACAACCAAGGTTTGCAAGAGTCCTTGAAGATGCAAAGAAGTCACTTAGCCTGGGATCTAGCCATTCAAAATTCTCTTTTCTGGTGAGGATGTTGTATATCAAGTCTCATTATCGAATTG GATTCCCTCAAAGTGAGTTGCCAAAATCATATGATGAGGCCAAGAAATATCTTGGAGAATTGGGCCTTGGTTATGAAAAcatccatgtgtgcaagaacaatTGTGTGTTGTTTCGGAAGAGGTATGAAAAAGAGAATGTGTGCCCAGTATGCAAGACGTCTAGATGGCAAGATGAAACTAGGAACAAGAAGGTTCCACACAAGGTATTGAGGCATTTTCCACTTTTGCCAAGGTTGAAAAGAATTTTTGCTTCAAAGCGAACTTCTGAGGAAACACAATggcacaagaaaaagaggacgccAGTCGACAATGTAATGAGCCATCCAGCTGATGGAGAAGCATGGAAGGACTTCGACACGAGGGAACCATCCTTTGTAGATGATCTGAGGAACCTGAGGCTTGCCTTAGCTACCGATggattcaatccatttggcaacatGAGTACACAGTACAGTATGTGGCCAGTGCTTCTGACACCACTGAATCTCCCACCATGGGAATGCGTGAATCCAGCAAACTACTTTATGTCTTTACTCATCCCAGGTCCAAAATCTCTAGGAAAGGATTTTGATTTGTTCCTTGAGCCCCTAATTGAAGAACTGCTCGATCTATGGAAGGGTGTCAGTACCTATGATGCATGCACTGGTCGGAAGTTTAACCTTCGTGCTGCCGTGTTGTGGTGTATACATGATTTTCCAGCGTTGAGCACGTTATCAGGGCGAACAACAAAAGGGTATTATGCATGTATTCATTGTGATAAGGATCCATTGTCTCGGGCAATAAGGAATAAGATATGTTACATTGGACATCGTCGTTACCTTCCAAGGACACATGCATGGCGGAGAAGCTTGGCTTTCGATGGTAAGCGTGAAAACAAAGAGCAACCAGGCAAGTTCActttggaggaggtcctagaggagctAGAGAAGGTGAAAGATGTTAGGCCAGGGAAGCATCATGAAATTATTGGAAATAAAAGGAAGCGCAATGAGGGTCCAAAGATTTATAGCCGCAAAGTTGGGTTGTGGAGATTGCCATATTGGAAACATTTAAAGCTTCCACATAATCTCGATGTCATGCACATAgagaaaaacatatgtgaaaacattcttgGCACATTACTCAATGTACAGGGCAAGACCAAGGACACAACCAATGCTAGGCTAGATTTACATGATATGGGCATAAGACCTGAATTGCACTTACAGCAGCATGGCAACTCAGTcattgctccacctgctccatatGTCTTGGGGAAGGATCAGAAAACCGAGTTATGCAAGTTTCTCAAAGGTATCAAGTTTCCTGATGGATATGCGGCTAACctagcaagatacataagtgaAGATGGTTCAAAGGTGCAGGAAAAGCTTAAAACACATTCTTGCCACATACTCCTGCAAAGAATCATACCTGCTGGCCTAAGAGGACTGGTGAGGAAGGATGTATATGAAGCAGTTGCAGAGCTCGGGACCTTCTTTAGGGAACTATGCAGTAGAAATCTAAGGATTGATGTTGTCAAACGGCTAAAAGAAGAAATTCCATTGATCCtatgcaagcttgagaaaatCTTTCCACCTGCCTTCTTTGATGTCATGGTGCACTTGGCCATCCATCTTCCTGATGAGGCACTGCTTAGAGGACCTATTCAGTAcggatggatgtacccaatagaaaGGCGGCTAGGCACTTTGAAGAATTTTGTAAGGAACAGGACGAGGCCGGAAGGATCAGATGCTGAGGCATATATGGCAAGTGACACATTGACTTTTTGTTCTAGGTATATGGAGGATATTGACAATAGATTTAACCATCACGATGATAATGATGGAGAGATGCCATTGCCTGATGACGTCTCTGTTTTTAAGCATGGTGTTACTCTTGTTGGATCTAATAGGAGCCAGTACATTAATGATGATGTCCTCAATAAGTTAGTTTGGTATGTGCTAAAAAAATGTGAAGAAGCTGAGGAATATTTGGAGTAA